AAGTGTTTACCCAAAAGATATTGTAGCTAAAGCTAAGGTAAAGGCACTTTCACTTGATATAGCTTGTGAAATGCACCCAGTTAACAACCTAAGGGTGCAACAATATTTAGTAAAAAGTTTTTCGTTACAAGAAAGTGATAAGCTGACTTGGAGCCATCATTGGATGAATGTTGGTTTTGTTGCAGTTGAAAAGCAATTGGAACTGAATGCCGGGCGTTATTGCTTTGGTGATTTTATAACGATGGCTGATATTTGTTTAGTACCACAAGTATATAATGCTAATCGATTTAATCTTGATATGAGTGATTTTCCGAATATCTGCCGTGTTGTAGATAATTGTAATAAACATCCCGCATTTATTGCTTCACTTCCTGAAAATCAGGAAGATGCACAGAAATAAATAGGGTTATAATCAAGGGTATAACTTGGTAAATTCATTATTTATCATTCACTTTTTTCAATAAACAAGGGTTAATATGTCAATTCAACATACAGAACAAAAACAAACGCCTTGGGCTGTTATTGCGATAATTATAGCCGCGATTATCGCCTTTGTTATTTATTATTATGTTATTGCTGGCGACGATAGCAGTGCTATTGAAGTCGCTTCTCCAGTTGCTATTACTGCAGTTCAAGAGCCTGTTGAAATTATTGAAGCTGAGCCAGAGTTGCTTGAGCAAGACATTCTAACCGAGACAATTGAAGAAGATATCGCTGATATCGAACCTGAAATTAACTTACCTAAATTAGACGAAAGTGATAGCTGGTTTAGTACCAAATTACCTACCTTAACTTGGCGAAAAGAGTTACTTAAATTAGTGGTTACGGATGATATGATCCGTCGTTTCGTGGTATTTACTGATAACTTCAGTCAAGGTACTTTAGCTTATGAACACACACCACTAGTCATGCCAAACACTAAGTTTACGGCACTTGAACAAGAAACTGATCAAGGCACAAAATTGCAATGGGATGAAAGTAGTGCTCGTCGCTTTAGTCTATATGTTGATCTTTTACGTTCAATGGATAGCGAAATGCTTGTGCAATGGTACATTGAGCTAAAACCACTTATTGACCAAGCATATGGAGAGTTAGGCTACCCTGATCAAGATTTTACTGACAAGCTGCATAACGCGATAACTAAAGTTTTAGACATGGAAATTCCTAAAACTCAACCAGAATTAGAACGACCAAGTGTTATGTATAAATACAAAGATGAGTCTTTAGAGTCATTAGATGATGCTGAAAAGCTATTACTAAGACTCGGCAAAGAAAATTTACTTGTTATTAAGTCAGTGATGCTAGAAATTAATGAAAAACTAGCTAGAGCACGTTAATCCTTGGTACGCAGTAAATGAAAAAAATGATAATACCGACTGTACCCGAATGTATAGCAACCCGTAATTATGGTCTATTAAGCCGTTTTTCACGACAAGTAATGATGCGGTGTGGTTGGACAATTATTGGCGAATTACCTCAGCAACCTAAATTTATTCTTGCCGTTGCACCGCATACCTCAAATTGGGATTTTTTTGTCGGTATTGGGGTCATGTTTACATTAAACCTTAAAGTACGCTTTTTGGCGAAAGGAAGTCTATTTCGTTGGCCAATTAAATCCTTGTTAAACGGGATAGGGGGTATTGGTGTCGATCGTAATCATAGTCATGGGGTTGTGGGGCAAATTGTTGATGAGTTTAACTCCAAC
The Colwellia sp. Arc7-D genome window above contains:
- the maiA gene encoding maleylacetoacetate isomerase, which encodes MKLYGYWRSSAAYRVRIAMHLKGLAFESIPVHLVKDGGEQHKAAYTDLNPTHLVPTLVDEDVTLHQSMAIIEYLDDKFPSVSVYPKDIVAKAKVKALSLDIACEMHPVNNLRVQQYLVKSFSLQESDKLTWSHHWMNVGFVAVEKQLELNAGRYCFGDFITMADICLVPQVYNANRFNLDMSDFPNICRVVDNCNKHPAFIASLPENQEDAQK
- a CDS encoding DUF3014 domain-containing protein, whose protein sequence is MSIQHTEQKQTPWAVIAIIIAAIIAFVIYYYVIAGDDSSAIEVASPVAITAVQEPVEIIEAEPELLEQDILTETIEEDIADIEPEINLPKLDESDSWFSTKLPTLTWRKELLKLVVTDDMIRRFVVFTDNFSQGTLAYEHTPLVMPNTKFTALEQETDQGTKLQWDESSARRFSLYVDLLRSMDSEMLVQWYIELKPLIDQAYGELGYPDQDFTDKLHNAITKVLDMEIPKTQPELERPSVMYKYKDESLESLDDAEKLLLRLGKENLLVIKSVMLEINEKLARAR
- a CDS encoding 1-acyl-sn-glycerol-3-phosphate acyltransferase — protein: MKKMIIPTVPECIATRNYGLLSRFSRQVMMRCGWTIIGELPQQPKFILAVAPHTSNWDFFVGIGVMFTLNLKVRFLAKGSLFRWPIKSLLNGIGGIGVDRNHSHGVVGQIVDEFNSNEKFILGIAPEGTRSKTVEWRTGFLHIAKQANVPVVPVSFDFFKKEVKFHHAVIITGDINQELVEFKQVFANVCAKKPQAV